The genomic region TGGGGGTTCGGTTAATGCACGCCCATGATTGTTACTTAGGCCTGTCTGTGGTGGTGGGAAAGTCACAAAGTGCTCTTTTCCACAATATCCTGGACCATGTGTGGGCACGTATCACAGGATGGAATAGCAAGCTCTTatacaaaaggaaaaggagTGCTCATTAAAGCGATATTACAATCCTTACCAATGTATGCCATGTCATGTTTCAAGTTGCCGGATCACTTGCTGCTAGAGTTGGAATCATCAATGGGGGATTTCTGGTGGCACTCAAGAGGTGAAAACGAGTTCATTAGGTAGCTTGGTGTAAGATGTGTAGACCAATGGATAGGCTGGGTTTCCAACATTTGAAGAACTTTAATCTTGCACTGCTTGCAAAACAAGGATGGCTTCTGCTATCACAATCGGATGCGCTGAGTCGAGTTCTAAAAGTTAGGTACTTCCCTCAGCGTTCTTTTTGGGAGGCTCCAGTGGGTCGAGGCCATCCCTTACCTAAAGAAGTATACTTGAGGCCAAAAATGTACCGCGTGCAGGATGTGGACACTTAACAGTGGAGGATTGAATTGTCAGCTCTCGGTTAGTATGGAAGCCAAGTAAAAAGGGTCTCTTGTCGATTAAAAGTACGTATAATATCGTGACGGAGTTGGTGGACCGATTTATGGCATCAACTTTAGCTCCCTTTCCCTTATTAGCCGATGGGAGCTAGAGTTTCTGGAAATGTATGTGGGCTTTGCCGATTCCTCCTCGCATTAGAGTCCAAACTTGGCGCTTCTATCTCGGAGAAGTGCCTACCATGGAGAATTTGACTAGACGATATTTAAAGGGGGATACACAGTGTGTTTTATGCGAGGCTGAAGTAGAATCTTTAAAGTACATTCTGTTGGATTGTTCGTTTGCCAGGTTAGTATGAGCATTGTCAAACCTTCCTTgacaactaattttttattgggtTGTTGGAGCAGCAACATGGTTTCAAATATTATGAGTAAATTGAGTATGGAGGATCAAGGAAAGTCTCTAACCTTATGCTAGGCTTTATGATAGAATAGGAATACAAAGAAAATGGAGGGTATTGACCAAGATCCAAgattaaatatgaaagaaagggATGCAAAATGGACATTTGCACACTTCAAATAACCgcaaaaatgattaaaaaaaatgaagctcTTTCACACAACAGGTGCGTGTCAAATATTGTGCGCCAGTTTTCAACGGAGAGGGTTTTTTTTGGCtagattttaaataacaatatttgCTTTTTGtctataaacataatttaaaagtatttcaCGTTGTTTCGCCAAGATACATTGGGTCATTATGCAACTTATCCTCGGTTTCATCCAAAATTACCTGTccaaaagattttaaatatagaattctataaaacaaaatgtacgacgaaaattatattcaggataaattgtataaaattctCCTATAAAATTATGCTCAAAGTGTGGGTTCTCCCTCAACAGGTCAAGGGATACGTCATATTCTATAAACCGCACAAGAACTAATCGAGGGAGGTAATGTAACACTAAGTATCCTCTATCGAACATCCTCTAAAGTAAGGAAGGCTAGCGAGTCAGCCGTCCGATCCTTCTGCTCAAATCTCCGTAGGTTGCTCCCGCCATATATGATAGACACAAGAAGCCAGCATTGCCCGATATGCCACGTTTATGATGTgtttctttctctattttgtTGTTACCCAAGTAATATCCCTTAGCCAGTTATGATTAGGCCAACGAAAACGTACAGACCGTCTAAGGATTATTAAGCATCGTCGAGAATACCGACACCTGAAGAACAAATGGTTATGTGTTTTAGCCTCTCCTAATCACAATATACAGGTGCCTATGTGGGAGAGCCATGGTTTATCGGCAGTAAAACGTTTCTCTAGGATTGCAAGTCATAGGATGAAGTTATGTTTAGGAATCTTAAAGGAacccaaaagtagtgaagaccagtcTACCTTAGGTTTTGGTGGGTCCAAATATCGAAAAAGAGACGCTACAGTAGGTAGACCATCCTTATAACGCCATATAATGGATTCATTCCCTCCATGAATCGTAGGTAGCGTCTGTAGGATTTCCAAATACTCAAGGTAAAGCGGATTGATGGTCCAGTGCCATTGCCCATCTAGAATAATGGGGTTGAGTTTCTCCTGAACCCCTAGACCTAGCAGCCTCGGCCCTCGCAGAAATCTGTGAAGTAAAGCCAATCTCATGCCACGAATCCTACCAAAGATAGACAGAAGACCCATCTCCAATCCGATACTCCACCATCGGCCTCAATAAAGTACGTAAGCAAATAGGCTTTCTCCATCCCCACGAACCTCAGCGTTCAGGAATTacatcacatagttttttGCACATTAGTGCACGGTTTAGGGTTGCAATATCACGCAATCCCTAACCGCCTTCCTCAAACTGTTTACAAACATCCCTCGAAGCGACTTTTGCATATCCCTAATTCGTCGTACCTTTCCACAGAAAAGCTCTCGGCCGCTTCTCAATCGCCCTTAACCCCCTTAGGCAGAAGAAATGCTGAAACCCAATATACCCTCAATGCCATGAGTGCAGATTCAATGATATGGATACGTCATACATACGACAACACCATTCCTTCCCATCCTTAGATGCACTGATCGATCTTCAGCAACATCGGCTGGTAGTCGACTATAGATAGTCTGGAGGAAAGGAGTGGAAGTCCAAGTACCTTATCTGGAGATACCCTTCCTAAAATCCGAGTACTGCTAGCAACTGGTCTCATATCCATGGATCGAACGGGATATAGTCGATAACTTTTATGAGCGTTAACTCGGAGTCCTGATAAGGAGGCAAATAGATCTAACCCCTGTTTAAATACACCAAGAGATTCCATGTCAGCTTTGCAGAATAACAACAGATCATTTATAAATCCGAGTTGGAAGAGTCAAGTGGGTTCGCACTTCCAATGGAAGGAAAACTGCATGTCCTAGTCAATGAATTGTAGGAATAATAAATGCATAACCTCCATCACGATCACAAATAAATATGGGGATATAGGGTCCCCTTATCTTAGCCCTCTCGAGCCCTCACAAAAAATTCATGCGGTTTTCCATTAAGTCCAACAGAGAAGGATAGGATCGTGAcgcactcctcaatccaccgaATGAATGGTGCCGAAAATCCAAAAAGCTAAAGAACTGCTATTAGAAAATTCCATTCAGCAGTGTCATAGGCTTTTCTAATGTCCAAATTGAGGGCACATTGTGATGGAAGACGTTGTTGGTTGTATCTTGTAAACAATTTCTGTGCTAACAGTACATTGTCGCCTATAAGAACAAAGGTGGTTTGACAAgagctaattaatttatccagGACAATACTGAATTTCTGTACAAGAATCTTAGCAATAACTTTATAAAGGACATTACAACAAGATATAGGTCGGAAATCAGCAACCAGCATAGGGGACTGTACCACAGGAATAAGTGCCAGAATCGTGGCATTGACTTGCTTGAGCAGTTTTCCcatgataaaaaaatccaatgtTGCCTTCGTGACTTCTGTGCCCACAATTGGCCATGCTGCTTTATATAAACCCGAAGAAAATCCATCTGGTCCAGGTGCTTTATCTTCAGCAATATCAAAAACGGCCTGCTTAACGTCAGTAGCGGTGACATGCTAAAGGAGTTGTAGATTCTCTTCCTCTGTAAGCACATGCCTCGCCTATAGCCTCAAATACCAGAGTGAATCACATGCCTGCATCATGCTGCTAAACATTCTGCATACTGGGAATAAAAATCGGTGAAAGTGTAAGGTTATTATAAAATCTGAACATACCTCCCAGTTGTTGTTTATCCCCATACAACACTAAGGGCGAGTGATCTGATGTATGTGGAGTGAGACTAGAATAGTATGATATTGGGGATCTCGCAAGCCAAGCATCATTAACGAGCATACGATCCAATCGCTTCCATAGGCTTCATGATCCCATGCTACAATTATGCCACGTGTACCATTCACCCTACATGGGCAAAGGAAGCAACCCAGTATCCAAAATACATGCATTGAATTCATCCATAACCATCTTTATATCGCCTGTGGAACCACAAACCTCACTAAGACCACGGACAGCGATAAAATCTCCTCCCACCAACCACGGTACATCCGCACATTAACCAGCAAGCAAACCCAAAGAGCATCGTAACTCGCAACGCTCAGCAACCTCATTAGCACGATAAGCAGCAATAAACACAGTCTCATGCAGCGCTCTAACAGTCACACGACAATGCATAAATTGGGTACCCATATCAATCACAGTAATATCAAGTAGATCATCATCCCATGCAATCCAAATATGATTACTAGCAGATATAGGATCAACAAACCACTTCCATTGAGGTAAAATCAATGACTGAATGCGAGAGATATTATTAATGTGAATGCGAGTTTCTAAGAGACCAaggaattgtaacctgaactcaacTACGAGGTCTTTCAGAGctagctgatggtctctcttGTTCAGGCAACGCACATTCCATAAAACAacgttcaacatggatcaccacTGGTGGGGCTGCTTGCTTTAGGACCCTGAGTAGTATCATCTGTTTCATCATCAAGAAGATTAAATGCATCAAAAGTGTTATAGATGACTAATTCCTTACCCTTACCCCCTCCATCCCTATCACCACGTAAAATGGGGGTTTTATGTACGATCGATCGATGTGTAGTGGTCTCTTCCTTGTCAACCGAGGCGGACGGCTGCATAGTTGGGCCAGTTTTAGGAACGTAGACCGAAACCGGAGGCTTTGCTGGTTTGGAGACTTTGTTCAACGAGCAATCCTTCGAAGGATGTCCCAAGCTCATACAAGTAGTACATTTAGGTGGCAGCCATTCATATTCCACATCCACTTTACACGACGACTCACCTCCATCTTCATCCGgtgtcataataataatgtgcttCGGTAGCTTAGAGTTAATGTCAAGCATAACGCATATACGAccaaagtccagtctcgtgcatgctctagTGGTCGCATCAGGATACAACGACTTTCCAACTCCACTCGCCACTCTGCTAAATCCCTCCGTCGTCCATAGTTCAATAGGTAGATGTCTGAGTTTAATCCAAACTAGGACTTGCGTATGTTTGAGCTTTCGCATCACCATTCCAAGTTACCATTTCTGAAGCACAATCGGCTACCCTTAGAACAACCAATGACCTCCTTCTAtacctcctccatatcaattaCCGATTTGaactggaaaaagaaaaaatcatttgcAGCAGCGGTAACCTCTCGAAGAGCCAAACAAATCGATGTAACGTACTCCTTCAAGTGATGGAAGTATGGTCGTTTACCCAGAAAATACCCAACATCCATGGGTTTCCACCTCTGAGACTCATTACGAATAGCTTCCAACGTCAGGCGTACAATCACCTCACCATTTTGCATCATAGGAGCGATATACAAAAAAAGTTTACGTGATGATTTATTAGACGCATGTGCAATCTTATCATCAATAGTAGGAATTTTGGTGCAAGTACGTAACAGGATATTACCAACAAACAAACCAGTAGGGGAGGAATTCACCTTCGTAGCCTCAGGTGGTGGGATCGGTTCAGCCACGATCGACGAACCCATGGACTGAATAGTGCTTGGTCGCATCGTCTCCGGCTCGCCTACCTCAACCTCGACCGTCACGACTGGTGCGCTCGCTGCATGATTAGAATTCGTCACTGGAGCAGCTGCTGCAGATCGCGGTGCCAAGTGCACAACCCTATCGGGGTTAGGGTTTGGAAGCACGGCCGCCGCCGCCATGAAAGGCAACGCTATCACTACTGTTATTGTAGGTCCATTCCCCCGCGTTAACAGTCAGCGGCATGCCATACGAAGCTCCCTCGCCAATGGGTGATCATCCACGAATGGGACAGAGGGCTTAGCCACGGGAACACCAAACTTTTCCTcccattttttcttcaaattcgCCAACGCAACCATGGAGTCGTGATCCCCTACATCAATCACCTTGTGAGCTAGTTGGAGGAATTCATGGATgttgaaaacataaaaaaccCGCTCCCGTTCAATGTTGTCACGCGCAGCCCGTTCATCACCATTGCAGCATCGTCAAACTCTGGATGGATACATCCATAGTTACCCCACCTCAGCCTCATCCACCACGCCATCTCCAAGAGCAACCGCCGCCATGGAAGATTCTCTATCGCGAGCAGCCGCGACCATGGAGCCAGTTCCCCACCGTTCGCATCAACGAAAAAGGCTCCGTCAAGCACATCATCATTCCTTGGATCGCCCTCTCCACGGCGATCTTCGACATCTCCATCATCATCAACGTCGGACACCGCCTTCTCGCCAACGCCGCCATCGGTTCCGCTGTCGGACGCCACCTCCTCGCCAACGCCGCCAACAGTTCTGCCGTGAGCCGTGTGTAGGGTAGTAGTATGTGTTTTGTGAGGTGTGCTAGTATGTGAGAGAGAACAGAGAGAATTAGGAGAGTCCATCATCTATTTTTACGGacccaaaatatataaatctaaaatttgtctaaagattttattaagtaCACTATTATAGGTTCTGATAAGATGTTCATTCTAACACCACCCTTTATTCCGTGGGACCAAATGCAATTTTGGCAACAAACTTGCAATGACATTAATGTGGAAAATGGCTTAACTCTTAACAATGGATCCCATATTCTACGCATTTTTGTCCCCACAAAATGCGTCTTCCACATTCCAATTTAGACATTCTATTATAAATTGAGTTGTGTATAATATTgcactttttatatatatcacctatataatttttttaatacatatatatatatataatatgggTTAAATGCAACAAACTTTCCTTGTAgaatactaataaataaaaaatttcttgaattaaaaaaaaaatagaagataatATGACCCGCAGCGCCCCTgaactttttataaaagacCAACGCAACCTCGTGACTTGcaggaaattaattttttttttcttttctgtttttataGGGTGATGTTCCCTTTTGggaattctttttctatacCACATCAGTAATTTTACCACTGCCACACAATTAACCCTATAATATCATCCGTCTTTATATGTCTCTAAACAGATCCACTTTCTCTAACTCATGCGTAATTGGTGgatatattttgcttttagaataaattacgaCCATCttctataaaatttgatatagttATAAGtatcttttgttatttgaaaaattatcaatattctcCTGAATTTAATTCATCTAACAAGTAGCCAATTCTGTTAATCTCCTAATGTttctatctatttttttggtaaattaaccaaaatatcCTCGTGgactatgaaatatttttagtttttttaaaaaacattttgtaattttttttatggactataagaatttttcaaaagaaaattaactaGAAAAAGGGGCAAAGTGGACATTTTTAAACCCAaacaagaattacataatttggtcaaatatcaattaggaatttacaatttttcgaacaataaaaaaaatttataattatgtcaaattttagaagaagtggttgtaatttatggCTTAGCTTATTGTTGAGTGTCAACAAATTCCACACCTTTTCTCATAATTCTTTCCCCCATCTGATCACTTCAATCCTTGTTTCAGATATTTAATTACTCTCATCAAACTTGTGATCGCATTAAACTACAACAAGAATTAAAAGCACTTCCTTTCTCTTGAGAAATCTCAGTTATTACATCAACTTAGACTCAATCTATACTTAACCAAAAAACTCACCCAATTTGAACCTGAATCTCCAAAAAAATGCTCTTTAAACCAATCAATCcaaatttgttttagaaaaatgagTATAATATGCATTTGATCATGCAAATATAGCTCAATGATCTCTTCACTCCCATGCTTTTCTTGCCTCCCTCCCATGACCTAAATGGTGTTTATTAAAGAGCTCTTACATTTATCCTAATACTTCTTGAGgccatttatataatttgtttcttcctATCGTTCCCAAACAAATCTTGATCCAACGGTATAAAATGGTGAAAACCGCTTGCTCGGATAAGCTACATGCGCCAAAGGGTCGTTGGGACGACGAGGGAGATGGAAAAACGGGCACGTATGCTTCAAGGGGGCACGGAACGGGTAATTGGGCAACTTTCTCGAGGAGGTCAGGTAGGACTAATGTCGGGACTGAGTTTTTCGTTCTGTGTGTTCTCTGTTTTTCGGGTTTAATTGACTTTATAAGAGgtatattgtatttaactcgaatttatttattttttgatggaACTGATGTTTGATATTAACTTAGATAACTTCTGAAGaactaataatatagataGTATGTTTTGCAGGACAAAGAAGAAGTGGGAAGAGTGGAAGAGAGAGGTGGAGTAGTAGCAATCAAAAGGCTGATCCAAGGCACAAGAGCTTCACCCCTGAGGAGGAAGAATTGGTCATTCAGCTACATGCAGCCATAGGTAGCAGGTTGGggattcttttcttttgttaatggAAAAAGGGGCAACTACATTAGCATCCCCAAGGTTTATGCATATTGTAAAAACAACCCGTTAATTATATAACGAGTGTAATACGTCACTCACTATGCATGTTTGGATGGTGTAGGTGGCCTATAATAGCACAACAACTTCCAGGAAGAACCGACAACGACGTGAAAGTTTTATGGAACAGCAAACTTAGGAAGAAGCTCTCTGCAATGGGAATCGATCCGGTTACTCACAAGCCCTTCTCCCAAATCCTTGCAGACTACGGCAACATCGGCGCCTTCCCAAAAGCCAGAACAAGATTCAGTTCCCTGTCCAGGGACCTGAAAAATGCGATCATGTCGAAACCAGACCAGTCCCAGAGGCACGCACAAGCTTCTTCAACTCCCGACCACCACACCTCCTCATCAGCAAACACAACCCTCGACCTTTACTCACAGCTCGAGGCCATAAACTTGGTCTCTGAAGCCTCAAACCACGCCAGCACAGACACTTGTACAAGACAAGTTTCTCCACCATTAACAGTGAATCAAGAAGTATCCAGCTTCAGTTGGAGCGATTTCCTCCTCGAAGACGCCTTCCTGCCCTCGGAGCCCGACGAGCAAGAAAATAAGGGTATAGTTTTACAAGGAGGAAACATACAAGGGAATGGTGTGGCTAATGCAATGGTGATCAAGAACTTTGAAgcatcatcatcttcaaatAGTTCATCATTTGTTGAAGCTATGGTAGACAGCCAAGATTGTGATGTGTTTTCTCAGCTCCCTGCAGCCTTCTATGAGGAGCCATTTTACTACTAGAAGGATGATGAACTTATATTAATAGTAGTACTGGTGCGTGTCTCGTGCTATGTacggattaatttaattataatttaaatgatatgTAATAAAGAGTTTTAATTAGGTGGGAAatcataattatgtaaaactcagttgaaaaaatattttctaattgatataatgtgaaattaaatattttttttttaaaaatatcgtcacaatatgtatatgtcaaataaaatagatatttaaacTCCTAGAACGATCTAGAAAGATCCGAATCGtagattattagataataaCATAATCAACTTCTTGAAGTCAGGTTtgtaaaacttaaaaaaaaaaaaaaaaaaaaaagagagagagaatcaaTCAAATGATTTATGGAAATTAACTCATAACAATATTGAATTATGAcgtgtttaaaaaat from Sesamum indicum cultivar Zhongzhi No. 13 linkage group LG3, S_indicum_v1.0, whole genome shotgun sequence harbors:
- the LOC105157148 gene encoding transcription factor MYB35-like isoform X2 — protein: MVKTACSDKLHAPKGRWDDEGDGKTGTYASRGHGTGNWATFSRRSGQRRSGKSGRERWSSSNQKADPRHKSFTPEEEELVIQLHAAIGSRWPIIAQQLPGRTDNDVKVLWNSKLRKKLSAMGIDPVTHKPFSQILADYGNIGAFPKARTRFSSLSRDLKNAIMSKPDQSQRHAQASSTPDHHTSSSANTTLDLYSQLEAINLVSEASNHASTDTCTRQVSPPLTVNQEVSSFSWSDFLLEDAFLPSEPDEQENKGIVLQGGNIQGNGVANAMVIKNFEASSSSNSSSFVEAMVDSQDCDVFSQLPAAFYEEPFYY
- the LOC105157148 gene encoding transcription factor MYB35-like isoform X1, translated to MVKTACSDKLHAPKGRWDDEGDGKTGTYASRGHGTGNWATFSRRSVCFAGQRRSGKSGRERWSSSNQKADPRHKSFTPEEEELVIQLHAAIGSRWPIIAQQLPGRTDNDVKVLWNSKLRKKLSAMGIDPVTHKPFSQILADYGNIGAFPKARTRFSSLSRDLKNAIMSKPDQSQRHAQASSTPDHHTSSSANTTLDLYSQLEAINLVSEASNHASTDTCTRQVSPPLTVNQEVSSFSWSDFLLEDAFLPSEPDEQENKGIVLQGGNIQGNGVANAMVIKNFEASSSSNSSSFVEAMVDSQDCDVFSQLPAAFYEEPFYY